In a single window of the Cryomorphaceae bacterium 1068 genome:
- a CDS encoding type IX secretion system membrane protein PorP/SprF, whose product MRKFIIISFLLFTALAESFGQQHSLYSQYIFNLYAINPAYAGERNSVATALSYRTQWVGFDGAPKTAYFSAHSPVRNNNLAVGFWFQNDQVGARETSSMHGSVSYKLQLEGNSKISFALSGGALNHRYNWNELDFPDGSDPVAFVNEANQWRPVFDFGVMYLSTRGYAGLSVMNLNGVELTSSDVIDARLEPSFNVVGGYIFPVSNKVDLKPSTLIRLQTDGTMQFDANLSARFNNAFWLTATYRYQFGMVFSGHFYLNDNFHFGYSYDLTTNAILSQQSGTHELFIGYDFNLYKEKQSSLRNF is encoded by the coding sequence ATGAGAAAATTCATAATCATATCATTTCTCCTGTTCACAGCATTGGCTGAGTCATTTGGCCAGCAGCATTCTTTGTATTCTCAATACATTTTCAATCTGTACGCCATTAATCCTGCCTATGCCGGTGAACGCAATTCTGTTGCGACTGCGCTAAGCTATAGAACCCAATGGGTAGGATTTGATGGAGCGCCTAAAACGGCCTATTTCTCGGCTCATTCTCCTGTTCGCAACAATAATTTGGCTGTGGGCTTTTGGTTTCAAAACGATCAAGTAGGCGCTAGAGAGACCTCGTCGATGCATGGCTCGGTTTCTTACAAGCTTCAACTGGAAGGAAACAGTAAGATTTCATTTGCCCTGAGCGGTGGCGCTTTGAACCATCGGTACAATTGGAATGAGCTCGACTTTCCCGATGGATCAGATCCCGTGGCATTTGTAAATGAAGCCAATCAATGGAGGCCTGTTTTTGATTTTGGGGTCATGTATCTTTCCACTCGAGGGTATGCTGGCTTAAGCGTTATGAACCTAAATGGGGTCGAATTAACTTCAAGCGATGTGATCGATGCCAGACTTGAACCAAGCTTCAATGTAGTGGGAGGCTATATTTTTCCCGTTTCGAATAAGGTTGATCTGAAACCAAGTACATTGATTCGATTGCAGACTGACGGTACCATGCAATTTGATGCCAATTTAAGCGCAAGATTCAACAATGCTTTTTGGCTGACAGCCACTTATCGCTATCAATTTGGGATGGTTTTCAGTGGTCATTTTTACCTGAACGATAATTTTCATTTTGGGTATTCATATGATCTTACCACAAACGCAATACTGTCACAGCAAAGCGGCACACACGAACTTTTCATTGGTTATGATTTCAATCTTTACAAAGAAAAACAGTCCTCGTTAAGAAACTTCTAA
- a CDS encoding gliding motility-associated C-terminal domain-containing protein, producing MRKREILTFILMLLALSSSAQVVLDRQVIGSSGGSFSLNGGLLLEQTIGESVISTIGNNDFTLTQGFHQPLTEGLLSFDVVTSASSCPTSSDGSAFISNLTGCVPPYEIVWSNGVIEVDSLDRLLPGFYSVTVFSSFCQETVEFEIVPGPATNCALRIFNAFTPDGDGKSDTWTIENITLDEFRQNKVEIFNRWGQQVYSARNYNNEDVVWNGESESGQELLSGTYFYVLETGGITYKGYIELIR from the coding sequence TTGAGAAAACGCGAAATACTAACCTTCATCCTTATGCTGCTGGCTTTATCAAGCTCAGCACAAGTGGTTTTGGACAGGCAGGTAATCGGCTCTTCAGGAGGTTCGTTTTCGCTTAACGGAGGTCTATTATTGGAGCAAACCATTGGAGAATCTGTCATCTCTACAATTGGAAACAACGATTTTACACTAACTCAGGGGTTTCATCAGCCGCTGACGGAAGGGTTATTGAGTTTCGATGTCGTTACATCAGCTTCTTCGTGCCCTACCTCTTCTGATGGTAGTGCATTTATCAGCAATCTTACCGGATGTGTTCCTCCTTATGAAATAGTTTGGAGCAACGGTGTCATAGAAGTAGATAGTCTCGATAGGTTGTTGCCCGGGTTCTATTCTGTAACCGTGTTTTCAAGTTTTTGTCAAGAAACGGTGGAGTTTGAGATTGTTCCCGGCCCTGCTACCAATTGTGCGCTCAGAATATTTAATGCCTTCACACCCGATGGTGACGGCAAGAGTGATACGTGGACTATTGAAAACATAACCTTGGATGAGTTCAGACAAAATAAAGTGGAGATTTTTAACCGATGGGGTCAGCAAGTCTATTCGGCGAGAAACTACAACAATGAAGATGTAGTCTGGAACGGCGAGTCTGAGTCAGGCCAAGAACTATTGTCGGGAACATACTTCTATGTTCTGGAAACAGGCGGAATAACTTATAAGGGTTATATAGAACTGATCAGATGA
- a CDS encoding FAD-dependent oxidoreductase, translated as MIAILGQGIAGTALALRLLEKGIDFVVFDDGYKSSSSMVAAGLWNPIVFRRINKSWMADEFISELESFYPRMESLLEVNFYKPRPVWRIHGSKQERDKWFEKNDLPGFIPYLFNPPPKLEELFGRIPEFGEGEVRHAGYLDIPVFLTASRRYIAEKGCFQDVSLSISPSIKELKDALDRPVDFTKVIDCRGNRSSMSDWWSYLPFGLTKGEVLTLKCPGLKLEQTFNAGFFVLPLGNELYRVGATFSWKDKTPDPTEAGKKELLDKFETYFTCAYEIIDHKAGIRPTVQDRRPLIGEHPKEENLYLFNGLGTKGVMLAPFLSAHFVDFLFGDVTLSSEINIERFEKHWGEKNPTINYPYP; from the coding sequence GTGATAGCTATTTTAGGTCAGGGCATTGCGGGAACTGCACTTGCGTTGAGATTATTGGAAAAAGGAATTGATTTTGTTGTTTTTGATGACGGCTACAAATCATCGAGCTCCATGGTGGCGGCAGGACTTTGGAACCCCATTGTTTTCAGAAGAATAAATAAGAGTTGGATGGCTGATGAATTCATCAGCGAATTGGAATCGTTTTATCCCCGAATGGAATCTCTTCTTGAAGTCAATTTTTATAAACCTCGTCCGGTATGGCGAATTCATGGCTCCAAACAGGAAAGAGACAAGTGGTTTGAAAAAAATGATCTACCTGGTTTTATCCCATACCTATTCAACCCTCCTCCGAAATTGGAGGAATTATTTGGTCGAATTCCCGAATTTGGAGAAGGCGAAGTGAGACATGCAGGATATTTGGACATTCCTGTTTTCTTAACCGCCTCCAGGCGATACATTGCCGAAAAAGGATGTTTTCAAGATGTTAGTCTTAGTATAAGTCCTTCTATTAAAGAGCTGAAGGATGCCCTTGATCGCCCCGTTGACTTTACCAAAGTCATTGATTGTCGAGGAAATCGATCATCGATGAGTGATTGGTGGTCCTACCTACCTTTTGGCTTAACAAAAGGTGAAGTGCTGACACTGAAATGCCCGGGGCTTAAGCTAGAGCAGACCTTTAATGCAGGATTTTTTGTTTTGCCTTTGGGCAATGAGCTTTACAGAGTTGGCGCCACTTTTAGCTGGAAGGATAAAACCCCTGACCCCACTGAAGCAGGCAAAAAGGAGTTGCTTGACAAGTTTGAAACATATTTTACTTGCGCATACGAAATCATTGATCACAAAGCAGGAATCAGGCCTACTGTTCAGGATAGAAGGCCTCTCATAGGCGAACACCCAAAAGAAGAAAACCTTTATCTATTTAATGGATTAGGTACTAAAGGAGTCATGCTTGCACCTTTTCTCTCAGCACATTTTGTTGATTTCCTTTTTGGTGATGTCACCTTGTCTTCCGAAATAAATATTGAGCGTTTTGAAAAGCATTGGGGTGAAAAAAACCCTACCATTAATTACCCTTATCCATAA
- a CDS encoding DUF3667 domain-containing protein, translated as MGEIKKYLPQCLNCGNDLKATDQFCAQCGQRTKGAKVPLGDFIGDFFQDYFTVDSKFFKSILLLMVRPGRLTKEFNEGKRKSYIAPLRMYLFTSFIYFFLLSISVNNDAENMGFTTRNVENQKALILDSLLAAENDTILVSDVQIVVDSLQTDDQVESFISIEEDEFDKGGVEEYMYEQVEKANNDPKSFVRSLFRVASISLFFLVPIFGLVLWLFHFRRNSFYVQHLVQALHIHTFVFAILSIYLLISFWIEVETFSIIPLLLLIYFIWSLKVVYGQKLLPSFLKALAILIVYFVIVLIAIVPAIMLAIVTV; from the coding sequence ATGGGCGAAATCAAAAAATACTTACCGCAATGCTTAAACTGTGGCAATGACCTAAAGGCCACAGATCAGTTCTGCGCTCAATGTGGTCAACGCACCAAGGGCGCTAAAGTGCCTTTGGGGGATTTTATAGGCGACTTTTTCCAAGATTACTTCACGGTAGATTCTAAGTTTTTCAAAAGCATTTTGTTGCTTATGGTGAGACCCGGAAGACTCACAAAAGAGTTTAACGAAGGAAAGCGGAAATCGTACATCGCTCCATTAAGAATGTACCTTTTCACCAGTTTCATCTACTTTTTTCTCTTGTCAATTTCGGTAAACAATGATGCCGAAAATATGGGATTTACCACGAGAAACGTGGAAAATCAAAAGGCTTTGATCCTAGACAGTCTGCTCGCTGCAGAAAATGATACCATACTGGTTTCTGATGTGCAAATAGTTGTCGATTCGTTGCAGACTGATGATCAAGTAGAAAGCTTCATTAGTATCGAAGAGGATGAATTTGATAAAGGAGGTGTAGAAGAATACATGTATGAGCAGGTAGAGAAGGCTAACAATGACCCAAAGTCTTTCGTGCGATCTCTATTCCGCGTTGCATCGATCTCCCTCTTTTTCTTGGTGCCTATTTTCGGTTTGGTGCTGTGGCTTTTTCATTTTAGAAGGAACTCGTTTTATGTCCAACACCTCGTTCAAGCCCTTCACATTCATACTTTCGTATTTGCAATTTTGAGTATTTATTTGCTGATCAGCTTTTGGATAGAGGTTGAGACCTTTTCTATTATTCCACTCCTTCTATTGATATATTTCATTTGGTCTCTAAAAGTGGTTTACGGTCAGAAACTGCTACCCTCTTTTTTAAAAGCTCTCGCAATACTTATAGTCTATTTTGTGATTGTGCTTATCGCCATAGTGCCCGCAATAATGCTGGCTATTGTTACCGTATAG
- a CDS encoding response regulator, with protein sequence MPSNSRQRILLVDDELITLKITRKLLTENGFDVDIAPSSTDAMKLLGSNSYHLVIVDITMPSISGFDLIQLMQSFDYNVPVIFLSNNDNDWTIEEAGKIGAKRFVSKEKEFNYLPSIVKEVLAED encoded by the coding sequence GTGCCTTCAAATAGCAGACAAAGAATCCTTCTTGTAGACGATGAGTTGATCACTCTTAAGATCACGCGAAAGCTACTTACTGAAAATGGTTTTGATGTTGATATTGCCCCTAGTTCGACCGATGCAATGAAGCTCTTGGGGTCTAATTCATACCATTTGGTAATCGTAGATATTACGATGCCATCTATCAGTGGGTTTGACCTTATCCAACTCATGCAGAGTTTCGATTACAACGTTCCTGTGATATTCTTAAGCAATAATGACAACGATTGGACCATTGAAGAAGCCGGTAAAATCGGTGCCAAGCGCTTCGTTAGCAAAGAGAAAGAATTTAATTATCTCCCTTCTATTGTGAAAGAGGTTCTGGCCGAGGATTAA
- a CDS encoding Hpt domain-containing protein, with product MSTIDVNGLKQLSGNDEDFVNDILKLYAERTFIDLNELTDARNESNWSKVRFVIHRMRSAAVPLGLKELVVLLRKVENKLKANELDGVSSELDQITKHSEEALQDAKRQLETA from the coding sequence ATGAGCACTATTGATGTGAATGGTTTGAAGCAACTTTCCGGAAACGATGAAGACTTTGTAAATGATATTCTCAAGCTTTATGCTGAGCGTACTTTTATAGATCTTAATGAGTTGACAGATGCTCGAAATGAGAGCAATTGGAGTAAGGTGCGTTTCGTCATTCATCGTATGCGATCTGCTGCCGTGCCGTTAGGTCTAAAAGAATTGGTAGTATTGCTTCGTAAAGTAGAGAATAAGCTTAAAGCGAATGAGTTGGACGGTGTATCTTCGGAACTCGACCAAATCACGAAACATTCAGAAGAGGCTTTGCAAGACGCCAAGCGCCAATTGGAAACAGCCTAA
- the rseP gene encoding RIP metalloprotease RseP, with product MEILIKVSQFLLSLSILIVLHEMGHFIPAKLFKTRVEKFYLFFDPYFSLFKKKVGDTEYGIGWLPLGGYVKISGMIDESMDREQMAEPPKPWEFRSKPAWQRLIIMVGGVTVNVILAFFIYSMMLFAWGKQYIPIENLSYGVYADSLMLDIGFEHGDKIVGVEGSDIQVLNDVNAAVLFGGARKIDIERNGNSESITLPEDIDQAVLKSGRQSLFLEQFPSVVDTVMEGSNAEKGGLKKGDEFVSVDGQDAKYVPALLSALVSRKGDTINVAVNRGGNIENLAMTVSEDGTLGFGYKTPLEFFDTVSQEYGFLESFPAGIAYGWSRLTDYVRSLKLLFSSEGVKQVGGFITIGKLFDDTWNWQRFWNMTAFLSIILAVMNILPIPALDGGHVMFLLYEMVSGRQPNQKVMEYAQLAGIAILLTLLIYANGMDIFRLFN from the coding sequence ATGGAGATACTCATTAAAGTAAGTCAGTTTTTATTAAGCCTATCCATATTGATCGTCCTTCATGAAATGGGACACTTTATACCGGCAAAGCTTTTCAAGACCAGAGTCGAAAAGTTTTATCTGTTTTTTGATCCATACTTTTCTTTATTTAAGAAAAAGGTAGGAGATACTGAATATGGTATCGGATGGCTGCCGCTGGGTGGATATGTGAAAATATCGGGAATGATCGATGAATCGATGGATCGCGAGCAGATGGCCGAGCCCCCAAAGCCTTGGGAATTCAGATCGAAGCCTGCATGGCAAAGACTCATCATTATGGTTGGTGGAGTAACGGTAAATGTTATTCTGGCATTCTTTATCTACTCAATGATGTTGTTTGCTTGGGGCAAACAATACATTCCTATTGAGAATCTTTCATACGGAGTCTATGCAGACAGCTTGATGCTGGATATTGGGTTTGAACATGGTGATAAAATCGTTGGGGTTGAAGGCTCAGACATTCAGGTATTGAATGATGTGAATGCTGCCGTTCTTTTTGGAGGAGCGCGAAAGATTGACATAGAAAGAAACGGAAACAGTGAATCGATAACTCTCCCTGAGGATATTGATCAAGCCGTTTTAAAGTCAGGAAGGCAATCATTGTTTCTGGAGCAATTTCCGTCAGTAGTAGATACGGTAATGGAAGGATCCAATGCGGAAAAAGGAGGATTGAAAAAGGGAGACGAGTTTGTTTCAGTTGATGGGCAGGATGCCAAATATGTTCCTGCTTTATTGAGTGCATTGGTTAGCCGAAAAGGAGATACAATTAATGTGGCCGTAAACCGAGGTGGCAACATTGAAAACTTAGCTATGACAGTAAGTGAGGATGGCACTCTCGGATTTGGATACAAAACTCCGCTGGAGTTTTTTGATACAGTGAGTCAGGAGTACGGCTTTTTGGAAAGTTTTCCTGCGGGAATCGCATATGGTTGGTCACGTTTGACAGATTATGTGCGATCGCTCAAGTTGCTGTTTAGCAGCGAAGGAGTAAAGCAAGTGGGCGGATTCATCACCATCGGAAAACTATTTGATGACACTTGGAATTGGCAGCGATTCTGGAATATGACCGCATTCTTGTCCATCATATTAGCGGTCATGAACATTTTACCGATCCCTGCATTGGACGGAGGTCATGTGATGTTTCTGCTGTATGAAATGGTGTCTGGCCGTCAGCCGAATCAAAAAGTGATGGAATACGCTCAGCTAGCCGGTATAGCAATACTTCTTACCCTTCTGATCTATGCCAATGGAATGGATATTTTCAGGCTGTTCAATTAA
- a CDS encoding 1-deoxy-D-xylulose-5-phosphate reductoisomerase: protein MQEKKSKHIAILGSTGSIGTQALEVIEAHPDEFVVEVLTANRNADLLAEQALKFSPNAVVINDESRYEWLKDLLFDKGIKVYCGAEAIADVVQMEEIDIVLTALVGFSGLQPTLNAIDAGKHIALANKETLVVAGELVTVAAREKGVNIYPVDSEHSAIFQCIVGEFHNKLERVILTASGGPFRGKTIQDLSKVTPQQALKHPNWDMGAKVTIDSASLMNKGLEVIEAKWLFGLKPEEIDVVVHPQSVIHSMAQFEDGSIKAQMGYPDMKLPIQFALSFPDRLKSDFPRFNFADYPSLTFEKPDMETFRNLSLAFESMKMGGTAPCILNAANEIAVEAFLKEEIGFLEMSNLVENCLNGVSLIKKPTLEDYFGTDAETRAKAKEFIKTKVA, encoded by the coding sequence ATGCAAGAGAAAAAATCAAAACACATTGCTATTCTTGGCTCTACCGGTTCTATCGGAACTCAGGCCCTCGAAGTGATTGAAGCACATCCTGATGAGTTTGTGGTAGAGGTGCTTACCGCAAACAGAAACGCAGATCTTCTGGCAGAGCAAGCTTTAAAGTTTTCGCCGAATGCCGTGGTGATCAACGACGAATCACGTTATGAGTGGTTGAAGGATTTGCTTTTTGACAAAGGCATCAAAGTGTATTGCGGCGCTGAGGCGATTGCCGATGTGGTTCAAATGGAGGAGATCGACATCGTCCTTACCGCATTGGTTGGGTTTTCGGGTTTGCAACCCACCTTGAATGCGATTGATGCCGGCAAGCACATTGCCTTGGCAAACAAAGAAACTCTCGTCGTAGCAGGTGAATTAGTAACAGTTGCCGCAAGAGAAAAAGGAGTGAATATCTATCCGGTTGATTCGGAACATTCAGCCATTTTTCAATGCATCGTAGGGGAATTCCACAACAAGTTGGAGCGCGTGATCCTCACAGCTTCGGGAGGTCCTTTTCGTGGAAAAACCATTCAAGATCTTTCTAAGGTAACGCCTCAACAAGCACTCAAACATCCCAATTGGGATATGGGTGCCAAAGTGACCATAGACTCAGCCAGCTTGATGAACAAAGGGCTTGAGGTGATCGAAGCAAAATGGCTTTTTGGCTTAAAGCCCGAGGAAATTGATGTGGTGGTCCACCCACAGTCGGTGATTCACAGTATGGCTCAGTTTGAGGATGGCAGCATAAAGGCCCAAATGGGATATCCCGATATGAAATTGCCTATTCAATTTGCGTTGAGCTTTCCCGATCGCTTGAAGTCAGATTTCCCTCGTTTCAATTTTGCCGATTATCCGTCCCTTACTTTTGAGAAGCCCGATATGGAAACGTTTAGGAACTTGTCTTTGGCTTTTGAAAGCATGAAGATGGGTGGAACTGCACCGTGTATTTTGAACGCGGCAAATGAAATTGCGGTTGAAGCATTTTTAAAAGAAGAAATCGGCTTTTTGGAAATGTCGAATTTGGTAGAGAACTGCCTGAATGGGGTTTCACTCATCAAAAAACCTACACTAGAAGATTATTTTGGCACTGATGCCGAAACAAGAGCGAAAGCAAAAGAGTTTATTAAGACCAAAGTTGCCTGA
- a CDS encoding VWA domain-containing protein, with amino-acid sequence MEKILTLFFSLIFLTGFGQVNLVTSQMDFGLLTRADENFADFGIQNNSEKPVIIFRVEVPKNVDVTFSAKTIEPGKTEYVRLRYNPNKEGAFKEEFDVFTSAWVVPQQITLKGESTYAADRFVPCPDFSDNPVGSLRPFSVTARTMRNIPLVETQVQVFKDGEPVGKYFTDINGELDLNLPLGRYYFALSGLDTSIFVNATNDHLVAFLDIDQKEEVRPTPIAPRTVATSDTPETPATPEVVSSQPGLDNIPVEEDLVLPLSKFKPNNLVFLVDVSTSMKHNGKLDLLKVAMINLVDVLRDVDRFTLISYATDAGVIIKTESNLDKEACKLAIKGLTAGGKTEGTKAINRAGQAAMDFFIDGGNNQIILATDGAFNEGADKAQKLSAKYKRKGVVTSVLGIKCGKYTTKEMKELADKAGGNFVALDGIEDADEKLLDEVKLRSAK; translated from the coding sequence ATGGAAAAAATCTTAACCTTATTCTTTTCTCTCATATTTCTGACTGGCTTTGGTCAAGTAAACTTGGTCACTTCCCAAATGGATTTCGGATTACTGACCAGAGCTGACGAAAACTTTGCCGATTTCGGAATTCAGAATAATTCGGAGAAACCGGTTATTATTTTTCGAGTCGAGGTGCCTAAGAACGTCGATGTCACTTTTAGTGCAAAAACAATAGAGCCAGGTAAAACGGAATATGTGCGTCTTCGTTACAACCCTAATAAAGAAGGAGCTTTCAAGGAGGAGTTTGACGTTTTCACGAGCGCATGGGTTGTGCCACAGCAGATCACGCTGAAAGGAGAATCGACTTATGCCGCAGATCGCTTTGTTCCCTGCCCCGACTTCTCAGATAATCCCGTAGGGTCATTGAGGCCTTTTAGCGTTACGGCCAGAACGATGCGAAATATTCCATTGGTTGAAACGCAAGTGCAGGTATTTAAAGATGGAGAACCCGTGGGTAAATATTTCACAGACATCAACGGTGAGCTCGATTTAAACCTTCCCCTTGGTAGATATTATTTCGCCCTTTCAGGATTGGACACATCCATTTTTGTCAATGCTACCAATGATCATCTTGTCGCTTTTTTAGACATTGATCAGAAAGAGGAAGTTCGTCCTACACCGATAGCTCCCCGAACTGTTGCCACCTCCGACACCCCTGAAACCCCTGCCACTCCTGAGGTTGTTTCTTCTCAACCCGGTTTGGATAATATTCCTGTAGAAGAAGACCTTGTGTTGCCACTATCAAAGTTCAAACCAAATAATCTCGTCTTTTTAGTTGATGTGTCAACTTCTATGAAGCACAATGGAAAACTGGACTTATTGAAAGTAGCGATGATTAATCTAGTCGATGTCCTTAGGGATGTGGATCGCTTTACTCTAATTTCTTATGCTACAGATGCGGGGGTAATTATAAAGACAGAAAGCAATCTGGATAAAGAGGCATGCAAGTTGGCCATAAAAGGATTGACGGCGGGAGGAAAAACCGAAGGAACAAAAGCAATCAACCGAGCAGGTCAAGCCGCGATGGACTTCTTTATTGATGGCGGAAACAACCAGATCATTTTGGCTACTGACGGAGCTTTTAATGAGGGTGCGGATAAAGCTCAGAAGCTTTCAGCCAAGTACAAGAGAAAAGGGGTAGTAACCTCGGTATTGGGAATCAAATGTGGAAAGTACACTACCAAAGAAATGAAAGAACTCGCCGATAAAGCAGGAGGTAATTTCGTCGCGCTGGACGGGATTGAAGATGCCGATGAGAAATTACTGGATGAGGTGAAATTACGTTCCGCCAAATAG
- a CDS encoding GH3 auxin-responsive promoter family protein: MGLKEWLSKPIAAKAAKKVEKWSKEALTRQEKTLSSLLSKAQNTAFGKDHSFSEIKNYQEFKEHVPVRDYEALKPYIDKTVAGEGDILWPGRPLYFSKTSGTTSGAKYIPISKESMPHHTEAAKNALLLYIAKTGYAKFVNGKMIFLQGSPVLGDTNGIPTGRLSGIVAHHVPGYLQKNRLPSFETNSIDDWETKVSAVVEETRDQPMSLISGIPSWVQHYFEKLLEVTGKSTIKELFPTFNLFVYGGVNFEPYRPRFEKLIGGRVDSIETYPASEGFIAFQNEQDDKSLLINIDGGIFFEFIPVETYFDENPTRLSLAEVELGKNYALVLSTDAGLWAYSIGDTVKFTSLDPYKILVTGRIKHFTSAFGEHVIAEEVEGALNDVVAKYPAEVIEFHVAPQLNPKEGLPHHEWLVSFAKEPEDIDSFSAELDLAMQKKNIYYADLIKGKILRPLEITSLQKDAFNEFMKSKGKLGGQNKVPRLSDNRDNADLLLQWKKS; encoded by the coding sequence ATGGGACTGAAAGAATGGCTGAGTAAGCCAATAGCAGCTAAGGCTGCCAAAAAAGTTGAGAAGTGGAGCAAAGAGGCCCTGACGCGCCAAGAAAAAACCCTGTCATCTTTGTTGTCCAAAGCTCAGAATACAGCCTTTGGGAAAGACCACTCTTTTTCGGAGATTAAGAACTACCAAGAATTCAAAGAGCACGTTCCTGTGCGCGATTACGAGGCACTCAAGCCATATATCGATAAGACGGTAGCGGGTGAAGGAGATATCTTATGGCCCGGACGTCCACTCTATTTTTCAAAAACTTCAGGAACAACAAGCGGAGCCAAATACATACCTATTTCTAAAGAGTCCATGCCTCACCACACCGAGGCTGCCAAAAATGCGCTGCTCCTGTACATAGCAAAAACCGGTTATGCCAAATTTGTAAACGGCAAAATGATTTTCCTACAGGGAAGCCCTGTACTGGGAGACACGAACGGAATCCCCACAGGAAGACTTTCTGGAATTGTAGCTCACCATGTTCCGGGCTATCTCCAGAAAAATCGACTTCCATCTTTTGAAACCAATTCAATAGATGATTGGGAAACCAAGGTGTCGGCTGTGGTAGAAGAAACGCGTGACCAACCTATGAGCCTCATCTCAGGCATACCAAGCTGGGTGCAGCACTACTTTGAAAAGCTTTTGGAAGTAACCGGAAAATCTACCATTAAGGAGCTTTTTCCCACTTTTAATCTTTTCGTTTACGGAGGTGTAAATTTTGAACCCTATCGACCGCGATTTGAAAAGCTGATCGGTGGAAGGGTAGATAGCATCGAAACTTATCCGGCAAGTGAAGGTTTCATCGCTTTTCAAAATGAGCAGGATGACAAATCGCTTCTAATCAATATAGATGGAGGAATCTTTTTTGAGTTTATCCCCGTTGAAACCTATTTTGATGAAAATCCGACGAGACTGAGTTTGGCCGAGGTGGAGCTCGGAAAAAATTATGCCTTGGTTCTTTCGACCGATGCAGGTCTATGGGCATACAGCATTGGCGATACGGTGAAGTTTACTTCGCTCGATCCGTATAAGATATTAGTGACAGGGAGGATAAAGCATTTTACTTCTGCCTTTGGCGAGCATGTTATTGCTGAAGAAGTAGAAGGAGCCCTAAATGACGTGGTAGCAAAGTATCCTGCAGAGGTGATTGAGTTTCATGTCGCCCCTCAACTCAATCCAAAAGAAGGTCTTCCTCACCACGAGTGGTTGGTATCATTCGCTAAAGAGCCGGAAGATATCGATTCCTTTTCGGCTGAGCTGGACCTGGCGATGCAGAAGAAGAATATCTACTATGCGGATTTGATCAAGGGCAAAATATTGAGACCGCTTGAAATAACATCTTTGCAGAAGGATGCGTTTAATGAGTTCATGAAGTCTAAGGGTAAGCTTGGCGGCCAAAACAAAGTGCCTCGCCTGAGCGATAACCGAGATAACGCAGACCTCCTCCTTCAATGGAAAAAATCTTAA
- a CDS encoding M23 family metallopeptidase, giving the protein MDKKQTKKERRKELIRKLKSKYRLVVMNDATFDESFSAFLTPLNVIAGVAILFISIAAIVLSVVILTPLKEYIPGYSDTQTRIRALNATVKVDSLEEAQAVYSSYFENIQRILNGEVETDTSKMALGGDSEEYDNLDFSASPEDSLLRQEIESEERYALNPQSQSVSETLGLPGTLLFPPIIGTITSDFDQKIGHYGIDVAAKEGETIKAILDGTVVMASFTSDGGNVIQIQHANNLVSIYKHNSILLKKVGDRVEAGDSIAIIGNSGELTDGPHLHFELWYNGTPLNPRDYIAFSS; this is encoded by the coding sequence ATGGATAAGAAACAAACAAAGAAAGAGCGGCGAAAGGAGCTCATAAGAAAGCTCAAGAGCAAGTACCGGCTTGTGGTCATGAACGACGCTACTTTTGACGAAAGTTTTTCGGCCTTTCTTACTCCGTTAAACGTGATAGCAGGGGTAGCAATTTTGTTCATATCCATAGCTGCTATAGTACTGTCTGTAGTGATCTTGACTCCTTTAAAAGAATACATTCCCGGCTACAGTGACACTCAGACCCGAATACGCGCTTTAAACGCCACCGTAAAGGTCGATTCACTGGAAGAGGCCCAAGCTGTTTATAGTTCCTATTTTGAAAACATTCAGAGAATCTTAAATGGCGAAGTGGAGACGGATACGTCAAAAATGGCACTGGGCGGTGATTCAGAAGAATATGATAATTTAGATTTTTCTGCTTCTCCCGAAGATTCTCTTTTGCGCCAAGAAATAGAGTCGGAGGAAAGGTATGCTTTAAACCCCCAATCTCAATCTGTGTCAGAAACGCTGGGACTGCCCGGGACACTGCTATTTCCGCCGATTATCGGGACGATTACTTCAGACTTTGATCAGAAGATTGGTCATTATGGTATCGATGTGGCTGCCAAAGAAGGAGAAACAATCAAGGCAATACTGGACGGAACAGTAGTCATGGCTTCATTTACTTCTGATGGAGGAAACGTTATTCAGATCCAACACGCCAACAACTTGGTTTCCATTTACAAGCACAATTCGATCTTGCTGAAAAAAGTTGGTGATAGGGTAGAAGCAGGAGATTCAATAGCCATCATTGGAAATTCTGGAGAGTTAACTGATGGACCGCATTTGCACTTTGAACTCTGGTACAATGGGACTCCTCTTAATCCAAGAGACTACATTGCATTTTCCTCTTAA